One part of the Populus alba chromosome 18, ASM523922v2, whole genome shotgun sequence genome encodes these proteins:
- the LOC118051064 gene encoding uncharacterized protein, translating to MASTTRESRRRKIVDRGSDRLALITGQIQAIPSQKLIFEDSLPHISDEITVSPDGKDGVSDSTLVNSEPATIASGSDGSTVETSLRGFETGVEASLAPSVETSSKVESSLATSTVQKSTRSSSGTEQKIKPRPHISSFVTPNQISSAIAASEKSRLLCSVVVGLLVVLSYLGFPLLGSNFVRNIIGFRPLYLLLFTNLTLVLVPLLFNNQRGFERAVDAESKIPSTDGSDWIKQAGNVMEVGLVIQRAMDAAFMDCSVYAVIIICGLALV from the exons ATGGCATCCACAACTAGAGAATCCAGAAGGAGAAAGATCGTCGATAGAGGATCTGACCGTTTAGCCCTCATCACCGGTCAGATCCAAGCCATCCCATCCCAAAAGTTGATTTTCGAGGACTCACTTCCTCATATCTCCGATGAAATCACCG TTTCTCCTGATGGGAAAGATGGAGTTTCTGATTCTACGTTGGTGAATAGTGAGCCCGCCACCATTGCTTCTGGCAGCGATGGAAGCACTGTGGAAACATCTTTACGTGGATTTGAGACAGGTGTGGAAGCATCATTAGCTCCTTCTGTGGAAACAAGCAGCAAAGTAGAATCATCTTTGGCCACATCAACGGTTCAGAAATCGACCAGGTCATCTTCAGGAACAGAGCAAAAGATAAAACCACGACCACATATAAGTAGTTTTGTGACTCCAAATCAAATCAGCTCCGCCATCGCAGCATCAGAGAAATCCCGACTTCTTTGTTCTGTAGTTGTAGGCCTTTTGGTTGTCTTATCGTATTTAGGATTTCCTCTCCTGGGCAGCAACTTTGTGAGGAACATTATTGGTTTTAGGCCTCTTTATCTACTTTTGTTTACCAATTTAACCCTTGTGTTAGTGCCGCTTCTCTTCAACAATCAAAGAGGGTTTGAAAGGGCTGTAGATGCAGAAAGCAAGATTCCTTCAACTGATGGTTCTGATTGGATTAAACAAGCAGGTAACGTGATGGAGGTAGGTTTGGTGATTCAAAGGGCCATGGATGCAGCATTTATGGATTGCAGTGTGTATGCCGTAATAATCATTTGCGGCCTTGCCTTGGTCTAG